A window of Gambusia affinis linkage group LG03, SWU_Gaff_1.0, whole genome shotgun sequence contains these coding sequences:
- the LOC122828649 gene encoding uncharacterized protein LOC122828649 — MTPPKEPAKCPLCQITYSCLGRHLVGRHAVKNPEERRILINYGSGRVNFRHLPCPVPGCGFSKTRVDRHLLVGHSEMEDGAIQKIIEDLKKKVTVDALRALRASHPTPPIISNLDIGTDHEELIHDSADVVDSSCAQCQAYQKEVEILRKQLRLKQRWVKRAKARIAALEQNSNAAAAAAPAPAAAASSSSASAAVPGSLEDLMEDLPEDFLEEEGPSEDRGGDAAAAVSLSVLKQYTAAFPVQILLFVEGYWAHLKGSFATPKQEENQKSKIGRVMQFLQYMNEGRTVIANWTFLCNVTKIHDWPEKLTQQGKAVTTVKLYMGNVLEFLTYFRDTPPSSSRVPKKSLVAALRAVSTGLRQLSRHVLLRQLQVKKSKSKKLIPKADLSACRRKAQKVIPQILGRRAGRGLEDESPYLRFVINVKDHKTNKSFGPAQLYLTMGEFAWLELWSELRGKLNPSTDLLLFNENGQKINNMQQHLQNAWREMGFSGFPTFTDFRTSVATYARDVLSPGSRQKVSKAMCHDVVTADRYYAMAQDAASLAELRRKFVQATDPEVPSASGSLATVVRSESSESEDEGEPALKKRRAGPESTQEGESEGDSSSQSSSQSSSQSSSQSSSQSSSQSSSEEGPSSSARTGHSSSAQELPLAQELPLSQELPLAQDLPSAQQVPSSSAQELPSAQELPSAQELPSAQELPFSQQVPSPSGQELPLAEELPLARELLFEEELPSAEHVPSSSANELPLAQDLPLAQDLPCAQDLPCAQEAASSAQELPCAQEAASSAQELPAPRRRLPSSQELPCAQQGPSSSALEVTPFYRRKSPIANYRLRLRAEQRAAKGKKK, encoded by the exons ATGACCCCTCCCAAGGAGCCTGCCAAGTGCCCCCTTTGCCAAATCACCTATTCTTGCCTGGGCAGGCATTTGGTTGGCCGGCATGCCGTTAAAAACCCGGAGGAGCGGCGCATCCTGATTAATTATGGGAGCGGCAGGGTCAACTTCCGCCATCTTCCCTGCCCGGTCCCAGGATGTGGCTTTTCGAAGACGCGTGTGGACCGGCACCTGTTGGTGGGGCACAGCGAGATGGAGGACGGCGCCATCCAGAAGATCATCGAGGATCTGAAAAAGAAGGTGACGGTGGATGCTCTAAGGGCGCTTAGGGCCTCCCACCCTACCCCCCCCATTATCTCTAACCTGGACATTGGCACTGACCACGAGGAGCTGATCCACGATTCCGCAGACGTGGTGGACTCCTCGTGTGCTCAGTGCCAGGCCTACCAGAAGGAGGTAGAGATCCTCAGAAAGCAGCTGCGGCTGAAGCAGCGGTGGGTGAAGCGGGCGAAGGCCAGGATCGCAGCATTGGAGCAG AATTCCAATGCTGCGGCCGCTGCGGCCCCCGCCCCTGCTGCTGCCGCCTCCTCGTCCTCTGCCTCCGCCGCCGTCCCTGGATCCCTGGAGGATCTGATGGAGGATCTCCCGGAGGACTTCCTGGAAGAGGAGGGGCCTTCTGAGGATCGGGGGGGGGATGCCGCTGCCGCCGTTTCCCTCTCGGTGCTCAAACAGTACACGGCTGCATTTCCCGTCCAAATCC tCCTGTTCGTCGAGGGCTATTGGGCTCACCTCAAGGGCTCCTTCGCCACTCCGAAACAGGAGGAGAACCAAAAGTCAAAGATCGGGCGGGTGATGCAGTTTCTCCAGTACATGAACGAGGGGAGGACGGTGATTGCCAACTGGACCTTCCTTTGCAATGTAACGAAGATCCATGA CTGGCCGGAAAAGCTGACGCAGCAGGGCAAGGCAGTGACAACGGTGAAGTTGTACATGGGGAACGTGCTGGAGTTCCTCACCTACTTCAGGGACACGCCGCCCTCCAGCTCACGGGTCCCCAAGAAGTCCCTGGTGGCAGCTCTGAGGGCAGTGTCGACGGGCCTCCGACAGCTGTCCAGGCATGTGCTCCTCCGGCAGCTGCAGGTCAAGAAGTCCAAATCCAAGAAGTTAATCCCAAAAGCCGACCTCTCTGCCTGCCGGAGGAAAGCACAGAAGGTCATCCCGCAGATCCTCG GTCGCAGAGCTGGACGAGGTCTGGAGGACGAAAGTCCGTACCTCCGCTTTGTGATCaat GTGAAGGACCACAAGACCAACAAATCCTTCGGGCCCGCCCAGCTTTACTTAACAATGGGCGAGTTTGCCTGGCTGGAGCTCTGGTCTGAGCTGCGGGGCAAACTGAACCCCTCCACCGATCTTCTGCTCTTCAACGAGAATGGGCAGAAGATCAACAATATGCAGCAACACCTGCAGAACGCCTGGAGGGAGATGGGCTTCTCCGGCTTCCCCACCTTCACGGACTTCCGGACCTCTGTGGCCACCTAT GCACGAGACGTCCTTTCTCCGGGCTCCCGCCAGAAGGTCTCGAAGGCAATGTGCCATGACGTGGTCACCGCCGACCGGTACTACGCCATGGCGCAGGACGCCGCTTCTCTGGCCGAGCTCCGGAGGAAGTTCGTCCAGGCGACGGACCCAGAGGTCCCTTCAGCGTCAGGCTCTCTGGCGACCGTCGTCCGCTCCGAGTCCTCGGAGTCGGAGGACGAAGGGGAGCCTGCGCTGAAGAAGAGG AGGGCGGGACCTGAGTCCACCCAGGAGGGGGAGTCGGAAGGCGACTCCAGCAGCCAGTCCAGCAGCCAGTCCAGCAGCCAGTCCAGCAGCCAGTCCAGCAGCCAGTCCAGCAGCCAGTCCAGCAGCGAGGAGGGTCCGTCCTCGTCCGCCCGGACGGGGCACTCTTCCTCCGCCCAGGAGCTGCCTTTGGCACAAGAGCTGCCCCTGTCCCAAGAGCTGCCGTTGGCCCAGGATCTTCCTTCCGCCCAGCAGGTGCCCTCTTCCTCCGCCCAGGAGCTCCCCTCTGCCCAGGAGCTCCCCTCTGCCCAAGAGCTCCCCTCTGCCCAGGAGCTGCCGTTCTCCCAGCAGGTGCCGTCTCCCTCCGGCCAGGAGCTGCCTTTGGCTGAAGAGCTTCCCTTGGCCCgagagctgctgtttgaagaAGAGCTGCCATCCGCCGAGCACGTGCCGTCTTCCTCCGCCAACGAGCTGCCCTTGGCCCAAGATCTGCCGCTGGCCCAAGATCTGCCGTGCGCCCAAGATCTGCCGTGCGCCCAGGAGGCGGCGTCCTCCGCCCAGGAGCTGCCGTGCGCCCAGGAGGCGGCGTCCTCCGCCCAGGAGCTGCCGGCGCCCAGGAGGCGTCTGCCCTCCTCCCAGGAGCTGCCGTGCGCCCAGCAGGGGCCGTCTTCCTCCGCCCTGGAGGTAACCCCCTTTTACCGCCGTAAAAGCCCTATTGCTAATTATAGGCTGCGACTGAGGGCAGAGCAACGTGCCGCcaaaggcaagaaaaaataG